A genomic window from Anopheles ziemanni chromosome X, idAnoZiCoDA_A2_x.2, whole genome shotgun sequence includes:
- the LOC131291296 gene encoding protein virilizer, whose protein sequence is MTDDLPELLFFDTFSHDGYEQNLDLVQFPKPVFITEVRIIPLGARVHADFPGGVRLGATNPSNFNIELFVNDLSKPGAPVFESLGGLDYNQNNCIHLECGIGYGEEFVRRIPTDGLVLKGWYTTLTLAVYGILTTNIAEPIVSPRETTPQPNELLNTIVVHDHHHHHRVHAGDVMVIGGVGGGIAEPGCVGDWIQEPPMIQPNETVFVQKEYPDDDSEDAPKDPRPYARRVAAAAAAATIVASAASPPEPIYEPLEAGKILPGEDLIPEKRSKCHGIGSGRSVDHQIHPSQYVYDLSPRVRRHSSREEFSSRSPSLCKEYGPVPGKQQHSRDQWSRSPECVEPAHPPLPPSSSHRSRRLRSDSFERLRREPSFERHDKESRRRPHSPLESPLRPRSPDRNESSPDEDDDMDGSFDRGSFRRSIMVDSADSLAQTLKHAPTAAGSSVRSICVTPVASPTTSVPMQPEEDNVSVTEQFEPILSDEEIPEDFDFEMDDYDFADEYGKQFNPYTAVLARYERAEDPFGRLGSVEQKMIKTVEHLLGQNRYSRAATNDFLNESAEWKERFVDYAEQLVHSFHQLLAKDEARDAFQHLLERWIAAGWCGVDNLINCIRVGLDFERAMGQVQPAYKLRHMKSAIRLAEFLGPYESFMRLVLAQDDFNLFDRFLGLYSQHYMALSIKLIIIRSMYACLDTRYALHYFLSPSYNGFQILLDLVKENPSTRISFSLKSLMRKIMLYENLELIHATVMKLYDTVDESNEHLDKECVDLLEECLTELTKTITLNEILLSQPKRFLPVSAKFEIHKDIASSINVHRTLVHFFKIHKLVESITLLLDLNITPPSLCEIVFNLIACMLKNLPKLRYLADCIPFTNVLLKWLFAYQPAGAGSGTEGESTLSSNPDVYLPADSNRSQLLGLEMAYKLQALYHLDAMGSTKMLSLRGSGCNLLQNVDELALERDIVVESLQSLYHLACGSGKRYVVEVLLMEQNLALLLDLVEVEKRTLSKEDCTSPSVKHKSPIISYCIDLLDIVVRFAEAVSYLAQHGAALLNLVKQHEQFEPSVSATLQELAVYLKPLELHDLFSYVDIAPLVELMKRSLEYVTSFPGDLITALRLVRLLGIPPYDDYDQPMGHAEFKFKYTLLQFYSTDGQAMLMSILEKLNHYFDQPAIHASSLASHQGVLLTQMLSPLVYILRKLVTDLIECRNTEFRDLTLIEPLLRTYALMQSVPTTAPASADARQVQKEIIRILLAYTQPTPAEGLDTNNIHRSLWTQMVGELVRFTLSGPNYFIPGLLVFSELLPVPLPIQCRQVPTHAEIGMIIKERQLWSAHLHPQSLAIGELIQTICTSSYTPLLVILNRVCLQLSDLAPNMTLLISKSIADLIVHEPLLPGGLSSTSHARLLSFLSSLACHPSVKISVLSILPGRIMDMLMGVLLEPGQTPAHQQTQEHIYLVFQNLFDSEIALMFGPSIDPALQLACSLPPKDIIELFCATCAENVSNVDIGVGVLMAAVRTMILLTENDTTFVSMLSNLMRKRDGWCTVLRKFVRKAKDNPEQYRPLFALLSEFWRLLATIEDSTDASALKRTVKLPITQLKLLLPIGDVRQEEGDEDLRPALLHIEDMLVLFKADKTLKQLLLSREENTNVRGINDIDNDEPVGRSPMADELPSLAADNLASNLAFLYEKLLATTNNHDAETESNCTPDWSTVAVDPLPQAEGIVTQYGSRNVYVLSEDCDDQLKLNYWLGFAPCDDDLQREQIPCDLQDLAKMCLSGETNLTADCKRLLHLSASPHSNRDRLTTAPCFRTRRVEVEPSTGRPEKKIFATPLRGRGFSRAPTTRGDLFRSRPPNTSRPPSLHVDDFLALETCGAQPTGPTGYNKLSRDIITIRGSNRSRGRNYSDRGRSGVGGGNVSSVGSGAGHWQNGAGGCSGGNGGGGLGSSSGWSSSNSSQMHESGGSSLGAAGKHFGHGGTGNNSHYRDTNHFGGSQRSRSGRGFRYSSRIYTRQM, encoded by the exons ATGACTGATGATCTACCAGAGCTACTGTTCTTCGATACGTTCTCTCACGATGGCTATGAG CAAAATCTTGATTTGGTGCAGTTTCCAAAACCGGTTTTCATCACGGAGGTACGGATTATTCCGCTTGGGGCACGCGTGCATGCAGACTTTCCCGGTGGCGTCCGTCTGGGTGCCACAAATCCATCCAACTTTAACATCGAGCTATTTGTAAATGATCTCAGCAAACCGGGCGCTCCAGTCTTTGAAAGCCTAGGAGGGCTTGATTACAATCAAAATAATTGTATTCATCTGGAGTGCGGTATTGGGTATGGTGAGGAATTTGTCCGTCGCATTCCGACCGACGGTTTGGTATTGAAAGGATGGTATACTACGCTAACGCTGGCCGTGTACGGCATCTTGACGACCAACATCGCCGAACCGATCGTTTCTCCACGAGAAACGACCCCACAGCCGAACGAATTACTGAACACCATCGTGGTgcacgaccatcatcaccatcatcgagTTCATGCGGGAGATGTGATGGTAATAGGAGGCGTGGGTGGAGGTATCGCGGAGCCCGGATGCGTTGGCGATTGGATTCAGGAACCGCCAATGATACAACCGAACGAAACAGTCTTTGTGCAAAAAGAATATCCGGACGATGACAGCGAGGATGCTCCGAAAGATCCAAGACCGTATGCTAGACGTGTTgcggcagctgcagcagccgcTACTATTGTGGCAAGTGCTGCCAGCCCACCGGAACCGATCTACGAACCACTGGAGGCTGGGAAAATCCTTCCAGGGGAAGATTTGATACCGGAGAAGCGTTCCAAGTGTCACGGCATTGGATCGGGTCGTTCAGTCGATCATCAGATCCACCCGTCACAATACGTGTACGATCTATCGCCACGGGTAAGACGCCACAGTAGCCGGGAGGAATTTTCTTCCCGTTCACCGAGTCTGTGCAAGGAGTATGGGCCTGTTCCGGGCAAACAACAGCACTCGCGCGATCAATGGTCTCGCAGTCCGGAATGTGTTGAGCCAGCACACCCACCACTACCGCCCTCTTCCTCGCATCGTTCGCGAAGATTACGGAGCGATTCATTCGAACGATTACGCCGCGAACCATCATTTGAGCGGCACGACAAGGAAAGCCGACGAAGGCCACATTCGCCGCTCGAGTCGCCGCTTCGACCGCGCTCTCCGGATCGCAATGAATCGTCGCCGGATGAAGACGACGACATGGATGGTAGCTTTGACCGTGGCAGCTTCAGGCGATCCATCATGGTTGATTCGGCAGATTCCCTCGCTCAAACACTGAAACATGCACCGACTGCGGCCGGCAGCTCTGTTCGCAGTA TCTGCGTAACACCCGTAGCATCGCCCACCACGAGCGTTCCGATGCAACCGGAGGAAGATAATGTGTCGGTGACGGAGCAGTTTGAGCCAATTCTGAGCGATGAAGAAATTCCGGAAGACTTCGACTTCGAGATGGATGATTACGATTTTGCTGACGAATACGGCAAACAGTTCAATCCGTACACGGCCGTCCTCGCGCGGTACGAGCGTGCCGAAGATCCGTTCGGCCGATTAGGCTCCGTCGAGCAGAAGATGATCAAAACCGTCGAACATTTGCTCGGCCAGAATCGCTACAGCCGCGCAGCGACAAACGATTTTCTCAACGAATCCGCCGAATGGAAGGAACGCTTTGTGGACTATGCGGAGCAACTGGTGCACAGCTTCCATCAGCTGCTTGCCAAAGACGAGGCGCGCGATGCATTCCAACACCTGCTGGAACGATGGATTGCGGCCGGATGGTGCGGCGTGGACAACCTGATTAACTGCATTCGCGTCGGGCTTGATTTCGAACGAGCGATGGGTCAGGTGCAGCCGGCGTACAAACTGCGACACATGAAGAGTGCGATTCGACTGGCCGAATTTCTGGGCCCCTACGAGAGTTTCATGCGCCTAGTGCTTGCACAAGACGATTTCAACCTGTTCGATCGCTTCCTGGGACTATACTCGCAGCACTACATGGCACTCTCGATCAAACTGATCATCATTCGGTCGATGTACGCGTGCCTTGACACGCGTTACGCGCTCCACTACTTCCTATCGCCGTCGTACAATGGGTTTCAGATTTTGCTCGACCTAGTGAAGGAAAACCCGTCGACCCGGATCAGCTTCTCCTTGAAGTCGCTCATGCGCAAAATCATGCTGTACGAAAACTTGGAGCTCATTCACGCCACCGTTATGAAGCTGTACGATACCGTCGATGAGTCCAACGAACATTTGGACAAAGAATGTGTGGACCTGCTAGAGGAGTGCCTGACGGAGCTGACCAAAACGATAACGCTCAACGAAATCTTGCTCTCCCAACCGAAGCGGTTTCTTCCCGTCTCGGCGAAATTCGAGATACACAAAGATATCGCCTCGTCCATCAACGTGCACCGGACGTTGGTGCATTTCTTCAAGATACACAAACTGGTCGAGTCGATCACGCTGCTGCTGGACCTGAACATTACGCCGCCATCGTTGTGCGAAATCGTTTTCAACCTCATTGCCTGCATGCTCAAGAATCTACCGAAACTCCGTTACCTGGCCGATTGCATTCCGTTCACCAATGTGCTGCTAAAATGGCTTTTCGCCTATCAACCAGCCGGGGCCGGGAGTGGCACCGAAGGGGAAAGTACGCTGTCATCCAATCCCGACGTATACCTACCGGCCGATTCGAACCGTTCGCAGCTGCTCGGACTAGAGATGGCCTACAAGCTGCAGGCACTTTACCATCTCGACGCAATGGGCAGCACCAAAATGCTGTCGCTAAGGGGATCCGGGTGTAATTTGCTACAGAACGTCGACGAGCTAGCGCTCGAGCGCGACATTGTGGTCGAATCGTTGCAGTCACTGTACCATCTGGCGTGCGGCAGCGGTAAGCGGTACGTCGTGGAAGTGCTACTTATGGAGCAAAATCTGGCGTTACTGTTGGATCTGGTTGAAGTTGAAAAGCGCACCCTAAGCAAGGAAGATTGTACCTCACCGAGCGTTAAGCACAAGTCGCCAATTATCAGCTACTGCATCGACCTGCTGGATATCGTAGTGCGGTTTGCTGAAGCAGTTAGTTACCTAGCGCAGCACGGTGCTGCGCTGTTGAATCTGGTGAAGCAGCATGAGCAGTTTGAGCCGTCGGTCAGTGCAACGTTGCAGGAGCTTGCAGTGTATCTGAAGCCGCTGGAACTGCACGATTTGTTCTCCTACGTTGACATCGCGCCTCTGGTAGAGCTGATGAAGCGTAGTCTGGAGTACGTGACCTCATTCCCTGGCGACCTGATTACGGCGCTGCGGTTGGTACGGTTACTCGGCATCCCGCCGTACGATGATTATGACCAACCGATGGGGCATGCCGAGTTCAAGTTCAAGTACACACTACTGCAGTTCTACTCGACCGACGGTCAGGCCATGCTGATGTCGATCCTTGAGAAGCTGAATCACTATTTCGACCAGCCGGCCATCCACGCCTCGAGTCTCGCGAGTCACCAGGGTGTGCTGCTTACCCAGATGCTGTCCCCGCTCGTCTACATCCTGCGCAAGCTCGTCACCGACCTGATCGAGTGCCGCAACACGGAGTTCCGCGATCTGACGCTGATCGAACCCTTGCTGCGTACGTACGCGCTGATGCAGAGCGTGCCGACCACCGCCCCGGCTAGCGCGGACGCGCGCCAGGTGCAGAAGGAAATTATTCGCATCCTGCTCGCGTACACGCAGCCGACGCCGGCGGAAGGGCTGGACACGAACAACATCCACCGCAGCCTGTGGACGCAGATGGTTGGCGAGCTGGTGCGCTTTACGCTCTCCGGGCCGAACTACTTCATTCCGGGCTTGCTGGTGTTCTCCGAGCTGCTGCCCGTCCCGCTGCCCATACAATGCCGCCAGGTGCCGACGCATGCGGAGATCGGGATGATCATCAAGGAGCGGCAGCTCTGGTCGGCCCATCTGCATCCGCAGAGTCTGGCGATTGGCGAGCTGATACAGACGATTTGCACCTCCAGCTACACGCCGCTGCTGGTCATCCTGAACCGGGTGTGCCTGCAGCTGTCCGACCTGGCGCCGAACATGACGCTACTGATCTCGAAGTCCATCGCCGACCTGATCGTGCACGAGCCGTTGCTGCCAGGCGGTCTCTCCAGCACCAGCCACGCGCGCCTGCTCAGCTTCCTGTCGTCGCTCGCCTGCCATCCGTCGGTTAAGATATCCGTCCTCTCGATACTGCCCGGGCGCATCATGGACATGCTGATGGGGGTGCTGCTCGAGCCGGGCCAGACGCCGGCCCACCAGCAAACGCAGGAGCACATCTACCTCGTGTTTCAGAACCTGTTCGACAGCGAAATCGCGCTCATGTTCGGGCCGAGCATCGATCCGGCGCTGCAGTTGGCCTGCTCGCTGCCACCGAAGGACATCATCGAGCTGTTCTGTGCGACGTGCGCCGAAAACGTATCGAACGTGGACATCGGCGTTGGGGTGCTCATGGCGGCCGTGCGCACAATGATACTGCTAACGGAGAACGA TACCACGTTCGTGTCGATGCTGTCGAACCTGATGCGCAAACGAGACGGTTGGTGCACGGTGCTGCGCAAATTTGTTCGCAAAGCGAAGGACAATCCGGAACAGTATCGACCGCTGTTCGCGTTGCTGAGCGAGTTCTGGCGTTTGCTGGCGACGATCGAGGATAGCACCGATGCAAGTGCGCTGAAGCGCACGGTGAAGCTGCCCATTACGCAGCTCAAGCTACTGTTGCCGATAGGGGATGTCCGGCAGGAGGAAGGCGATGAAGATCTGCGCCCAGCACTTTTGCATATCGAAGACATGCTAGTGCTGTTTAAAGCcgataaaacattaaaacagcTGCTGCTGTCCCGGGAGGAGAATACCAACGTTCGTGGAATTAATGATATCGATAACGACGAACCCGTGGGGCGGTCCCCGATGGCCGATGAATTGCCATCGTTGGCAGCGGACAATTTAGCGAGCAACCTAGCGTTTCTATACGAGAAGCTTCTGGCAACGACGAACAATCACGATGCGGAAACGGAATCAAATTGTACTCCCGATTGGAGTACGGTAGCGGTCGACCCGTTGCCTCAAGCGGAAGGCATCGTCACCCAATACGGTTCCCGGAACGTGTACGTGCTGAGCGAGGACTGTGACGATCAGTTGAAGCTGAACTATTGGTTAGGTTTCGCACCGTGCGATGACGATCTGCAGCGTGAGCAAATTCCGTGCGATTTACAGGACCTTGCGAAGATGTGCCTGTCGGGAGAAACGAACCTTACCGCCGATTGCAAGCGACTGCTGCATCTGTCCGCATCGCCGCACTCCAATCGGGACCGGCTGACGACCGCACCGTGCTTCCGGACCCGTCGCGTCGAGGTCGAACCGAGCACTGGCCGGCCCGAGAAGAAAATATTTG CGACTCCCCTGCGTGGACGCGGATTCTCGCGCGCTCCCACGACCCGCGGTGATCTTTTCAGATCGAGACCACCGAACACCTCCCGACCGCCCTCGCTGCACGTGGACGATTTTCTTGCGCTCGAAACATGCGGCGCCCAGCCGACTGGCCCGACCGGGTACAACAAGCTGTCGCGCGATATCATCACGATCCGTGGCTCGAATCGCAGCCGGGGGCGAAACTACTCCGACCGCGGCCGGTCCGGCGTCGGTGGAGGCAATGTTTCGTCGGTCGGGTCGGGCGCCGGCCACTGGCAGAATGGTGCCGGCGGATGTAGTGGCGGCAATGGGGGCGGTGGTCTTGGAAGCAGCTCCGGCTGGTCCTCGTCGAACTCGTCGCAGATGCATGAGAGTGGCGGCAGTAGCCTAGGCGCGGCTGGCAAACATTTTGGCCACGGTGGAACCGGAAACAATAGCCACTATCGCGATACCAATCACTTCGGTGGCTCTCAGCGATCGCGCTCTGGACGTGGTTTTCGCTACAGCAGCAGAATATACACGAGGCAAATGTAG